Proteins from a genomic interval of Methanofollis formosanus:
- a CDS encoding ADP-ribosylglycohydrolase family protein: MLAVNLGDDADTTGAVYGQLAGAYYGEEGIPAAWVGRLALRERILGLADGLVDGCSG, translated from the coding sequence CTGCTCGCGGTGAACCTCGGCGACGACGCCGACACCACCGGCGCGGTGTATGGGCAGCTCGCGGGGGCGTACTATGGCGAAGAGGGGATCCCGGCGGCGTGGGTGGGGAGGCTCGCGCTGCGGGAGAGGATTCTGGGGCTGGCGGATGGGTTGGTGGACGGATGTTCTGGGTGA
- a CDS encoding BREX system ATP-binding domain-containing protein — MNNLNIVTSKKDYTIFGLNANPFPYSGIPEQVPDIYVGQQEVMDKVSNVLSSVISTGQSNHLILTGSYGNGKSHTLKYIQAQIRDQFCENSVLKPVTGYVAQPGESFWDIYRDFIYDLGSTYLRECSREYIAKVSEELSKNGKIEEDIEPGMGWRAVERGKVLLSDIVPQAYVLLSELTKYPDFSRAFLNLAYEENAYTSWEWLSGEAIEYSRRRELHLTSNITANHAQRAFIALKTTLEQINHSPVIMLIDEFEFIETLQARTKQNMLNSLRHLIDVNPTGLSVIIACAPEVWETLVAEYHAFSDRIAKEANLKPLDKHSVTYMVTEYLNTCRTAPSDSIEPFTEESIQRIFIEGNGNARRIITICGQAIDEALLHEMKCVDLGVFEGIDEI, encoded by the coding sequence ATGAATAATTTGAATATTGTCACATCTAAGAAGGATTACACGATCTTTGGGTTAAATGCGAATCCATTCCCCTATTCGGGAATACCGGAGCAAGTTCCGGACATATATGTTGGCCAGCAAGAAGTGATGGACAAGGTTAGCAATGTACTCTCTTCCGTGATATCGACTGGACAGTCAAATCACCTTATCCTTACAGGATCCTATGGCAACGGGAAGAGCCACACACTGAAATATATTCAGGCTCAGATCAGGGATCAATTTTGTGAAAATTCAGTCCTCAAACCGGTCACGGGTTATGTTGCTCAACCGGGTGAGTCTTTCTGGGATATCTATAGAGATTTCATCTACGATCTTGGTTCGACCTATCTTCGAGAGTGTTCAAGGGAATATATCGCGAAAGTTTCAGAAGAACTCTCGAAAAATGGCAAGATCGAAGAAGACATCGAGCCTGGAATGGGGTGGCGAGCCGTTGAGAGAGGGAAAGTTCTGCTTTCAGATATCGTTCCTCAGGCTTATGTCCTCCTCTCTGAATTGACAAAGTACCCCGACTTTTCCCGGGCATTTTTGAACCTTGCATATGAAGAAAACGCGTATACATCCTGGGAGTGGTTGAGTGGAGAGGCGATTGAGTATTCACGTCGGAGAGAACTGCATCTGACCTCGAACATCACTGCAAATCATGCCCAGCGTGCATTTATTGCATTAAAAACAACCTTGGAGCAGATCAATCACTCGCCTGTGATCATGCTCATCGACGAGTTTGAATTTATCGAGACGCTTCAGGCACGGACAAAACAGAATATGCTTAATTCTCTCCGGCATTTGATCGATGTCAATCCGACAGGGCTCTCTGTGATTATCGCGTGTGCACCCGAGGTCTGGGAAACCCTTGTTGCCGAATATCATGCATTTTCAGATCGTATCGCAAAAGAAGCCAACTTAAAACCGCTGGATAAACATTCGGTCACCTACATGGTCACAGAATACCTCAACACCTGCAGAACCGCCCCCTCCGATTCGATCGAGCCATTCACAGAGGAAAGTATCCAGAGGATATTCATAGAGGGGAACGGGAACGCGCGGCGGATCATTACGATATGTGGTCAGGCGATCGATGAGGCTCTTTTGCATGAGATGAAGTGTGTTGATCTGGGAGTGTTTGAAGGTATAGACGAGATATGA
- a CDS encoding viperin family antiviral radical SAM protein: MPAQPTIRSVNWHLTPACNYSCRFCFARNLGERPVSFSDGSRILSRLADAGMEKINFAGGEPLLHPRLFDYCQVAHDLGMTVSITTNGSRLTPELILAHRNCIDWIALSVDSASEETEARLGRGDGHHVSHCICLSNAIRDAGIRLKINTTVTALSWDEDMTAFIRRADPDRWKVLQMLHIRGENDEAVADLSVTDVEFRAFADRHAGVVLRGGVRPVFESSAMIEGSYFMITPGGRVKTDTGRVIRKFSLDDVLGAGVSRYVDEMQYLGRGGVYAW, translated from the coding sequence ATGCCTGCCCAACCCACCATCAGGTCTGTGAACTGGCACCTCACCCCTGCCTGCAACTACTCCTGCAGGTTCTGCTTCGCCCGGAACCTCGGGGAACGTCCGGTCTCTTTTTCGGATGGATCGAGAATTCTCTCTCGTCTTGCCGATGCAGGGATGGAGAAGATCAACTTTGCCGGCGGGGAGCCCCTCCTCCATCCTCGCCTCTTTGATTACTGCCAGGTCGCCCATGACCTCGGGATGACTGTCTCGATCACGACGAACGGGTCGAGGCTGACACCTGAACTGATCCTGGCCCACCGGAATTGTATCGACTGGATCGCGCTCTCGGTCGATTCCGCCTCCGAGGAGACCGAAGCACGCCTCGGCCGGGGAGACGGCCACCATGTCAGTCACTGCATTTGTCTATCCAATGCGATCAGGGACGCCGGGATCAGGCTGAAGATCAACACGACCGTCACCGCACTTTCCTGGGATGAAGACATGACGGCGTTCATCAGGAGGGCCGACCCCGACCGCTGGAAGGTACTGCAGATGCTTCATATCAGAGGGGAAAATGATGAAGCGGTGGCCGATCTCTCGGTGACCGATGTTGAGTTCCGGGCCTTCGCCGACCGCCATGCCGGGGTCGTCCTCCGTGGAGGTGTACGGCCCGTTTTTGAATCATCGGCAATGATCGAGGGCTCGTATTTTATGATCACCCCTGGTGGTCGTGTGAAGACCGATACCGGGAGAGTGATCAGGAAGTTCTCGTTGGATGATGTACTTGGGGCTGGTGTCTCAAGATATGTCGACGAAATGCAGTATCTTGGGAGGGGAGGAGTGTATGCATGGTGA
- a CDS encoding tRNA-guanine transglycosylase, translating to MTSMTNIRIIDTATRELETPAFFPVHNGGKGGEGNTPRYWEMIPDMNTMMINAYSIYSSPLYEKMGEGGLHDKYSNNGVFFVDSGGFQQKNHDLTLDPIEMLRVQENVGADIAATLDLPVFAKDCIYNQKYSDAVKISVKNALIALDNREREDMLIYASLQGNDPIMMMNTIDYLKKRGNFDGFAIGGCISKRSDYHAIIDIIHAVRKRIGDLPLHVFGLGGPTMIPLMVYMGADTFDSSAFLKAGSKRLYYMPGNGSIEFSDIPETTYLPCTCPICSIHPYEEVRSERKLIGMHNLWMITHEIRKLKMAIEENEVEQYLEKRFMNSPAMYEAFRYAKAKKRGLV from the coding sequence ATGACGAGCATGACGAATATTAGAATTATTGATACAGCAACAAGAGAGCTTGAAACACCTGCCTTTTTTCCGGTCCATAACGGAGGAAAAGGAGGGGAGGGGAATACGCCGAGATACTGGGAAATGATTCCAGATATGAATACAATGATGATCAACGCGTATTCTATCTACTCCAGTCCTTTGTATGAAAAAATGGGTGAAGGCGGCCTTCATGACAAATATTCAAATAATGGGGTGTTTTTTGTCGATAGCGGAGGGTTTCAACAGAAGAATCACGATCTGACTCTTGATCCCATAGAAATGCTTAGAGTTCAGGAGAATGTTGGCGCCGATATTGCTGCGACACTGGATCTGCCGGTATTTGCTAAAGATTGTATCTATAATCAGAAATATTCTGATGCTGTAAAAATATCTGTTAAAAATGCACTTATTGCTCTTGATAATCGAGAACGTGAAGATATGCTCATATATGCATCATTACAGGGGAACGATCCTATAATGATGATGAATACTATCGATTATCTAAAGAAAAGAGGTAACTTTGATGGTTTTGCCATCGGTGGATGCATTTCCAAACGTTCGGACTATCATGCAATCATAGACATCATACATGCCGTCAGAAAACGAATTGGTGACCTTCCACTGCATGTTTTTGGCCTGGGGGGTCCAACAATGATTCCACTCATGGTCTATATGGGGGCTGATACATTTGATTCATCTGCTTTTCTCAAGGCTGGATCTAAACGCCTCTACTATATGCCCGGCAACGGATCTATAGAGTTCTCAGATATTCCTGAGACAACGTACCTTCCCTGTACGTGTCCAATCTGTAGCATACACCCCTATGAAGAAGTACGCTCTGAAAGAAAACTCATCGGAATGCACAATCTCTGGATGATTACACATGAGATCCGGAAATTAAAAATGGCAATCGAAGAGAATGAGGTTGAACAGTATCTAGAGAAACGATTTATGAACAGTCCAGCAATGTACGAGGCCTTCCGATATGCTAAAGCAAAAAAGAGAGGTCTGGTATGA
- a CDS encoding tetratricopeptide repeat protein gives MMLNTHPIRDFLWESYVIQADQEFLQSVQDLSHEEKRDRFIDHALTNQMLVRLKRDPGFAQYAFERVEESSAIQDRIRQKILLLFGETSSIPYSDPDVPGPKGLAEIVSAAAEKGLDPFEEAIRFSQDPFMISDYNRDRSQREGESKLRYLQTRLEAAEGRIDNDLEIIAIRQQMSDQASGLYYGPMMGVDDPLFPAAGFTDDILHAINRFSVQNLKFKGRYFASGDSALPDMSLMEWTIPILPFLTILEKAIFGKSVVDSGTDINVVRELWKFEADSSTIAAYEWFSHLSREEKIEILNGDYPFSIGEKYLSEIDRYVPENQSYYYLFRISQLYYAGFYEHAAKIGEHAFSHEKDRKAKYYIASSTATSYREYEDYQSALRWYETARKLTKKLEQGTREYKEFVERKNCAEMQHYLNGSERFRKDIAGIVKDTCHLPSEILSSIEYNLAEASRRTGEHDQEYEHLTEYVNLANPKDPHFSIALERLDLFTRTMDDPDFQTIRETESRKRVEIYQRRYRNAVLSFQYMDAMHWIECLLDIRPTPTTYSEKSSLLRHFGKNTEAIDLLRRAAELSDEGSYTKSFCWISFALLKARDTREIDEEVSEGIRSALCSAGTGNMAGPENGYIGILKPVIFDTTGWDDPALSTRFLKAFSREFSALGLPGNPALFIGQAYLLNSMSAEARAWFQRAAEGAESGSERAAIFNLIAESYFAEGDHESACKWFARATAEAPQSLDAHAGLARCHTCMMEYDRALASIKKACEIDPENDRLRQMEEEITRMSANVISLSRIDSEEVRSVFRTGDWLLYSVFTGPERASYDLGPVVIQYGKGVEKMLYETILLPIREQIRQDSRFCTTPGIGIRSAFWKGSDEKKIPALPFTLKTVLGTPEKSLALGQWDKLVSDIRKTHKNPLSLKFLNMMEEKGFSEEVINRIGSLCRDLSLERNGAAHLSFYSRDEVMEKRREMVTIINKIIGILSDLSE, from the coding sequence ATGATGCTTAATACACACCCGATAAGGGATTTTCTCTGGGAGTCATATGTTATTCAGGCGGACCAAGAATTTCTCCAATCAGTGCAGGACCTCTCCCATGAGGAGAAGCGTGACCGATTCATCGATCATGCCCTCACGAACCAGATGTTGGTCCGCCTAAAGCGCGACCCGGGATTTGCACAGTACGCTTTCGAGAGAGTGGAAGAAAGCTCTGCAATTCAGGATAGGATTCGACAGAAAATTCTCCTGCTCTTTGGAGAGACATCCAGCATACCATATTCAGATCCTGATGTGCCCGGGCCCAAGGGTCTGGCAGAAATAGTTTCTGCAGCCGCTGAAAAGGGACTGGATCCCTTTGAAGAGGCCATACGATTTTCCCAGGATCCCTTCATGATCTCTGATTATAACAGAGACCGTTCCCAAAGGGAGGGAGAGAGCAAACTCAGATACCTTCAGACGCGCCTCGAAGCCGCGGAAGGCAGAATCGACAATGATCTTGAGATCATTGCGATACGCCAACAGATGAGCGATCAAGCGAGTGGACTCTATTATGGACCAATGATGGGAGTGGACGATCCTCTCTTTCCAGCGGCCGGATTTACCGACGATATTTTGCATGCAATAAACCGGTTTTCGGTGCAGAACCTCAAATTCAAAGGGAGATACTTTGCATCCGGTGATTCTGCACTGCCTGACATGTCCCTCATGGAGTGGACTATTCCGATCCTGCCGTTCCTGACAATCCTTGAAAAGGCGATATTCGGGAAAAGTGTCGTTGATTCCGGCACCGACATCAATGTGGTCCGTGAACTCTGGAAGTTTGAGGCAGATAGTTCTACCATTGCGGCGTATGAGTGGTTCTCACATCTTTCACGTGAAGAAAAGATCGAGATCCTCAATGGCGACTATCCGTTTTCGATCGGTGAGAAGTATCTCTCAGAGATCGACCGATATGTTCCTGAGAATCAATCTTATTATTATCTCTTCAGGATCAGCCAGTTGTATTATGCCGGTTTTTATGAACACGCGGCAAAAATTGGTGAACATGCGTTCTCCCATGAGAAGGACAGGAAGGCGAAATATTATATCGCGAGTTCCACCGCAACGTCATACCGGGAATATGAAGACTACCAGTCTGCCCTGAGATGGTACGAGACTGCACGAAAACTGACGAAAAAACTGGAACAGGGCACTCGTGAATACAAAGAATTCGTCGAGCGGAAAAATTGCGCTGAGATGCAGCATTATCTTAACGGCAGCGAACGGTTCCGAAAAGATATTGCCGGAATCGTTAAAGATACCTGTCATCTTCCTTCAGAAATTCTGAGTTCCATAGAATACAATCTCGCCGAGGCGTCCAGGCGGACAGGCGAACATGATCAGGAATACGAACATCTGACCGAGTATGTCAACCTGGCCAATCCGAAGGATCCGCACTTCTCCATCGCCCTTGAAAGACTCGATCTGTTCACCCGAACTATGGATGATCCCGATTTCCAAACGATCCGTGAGACCGAATCCAGGAAAAGGGTGGAGATCTATCAACGCCGATACAGGAATGCAGTACTATCGTTTCAGTATATGGATGCCATGCACTGGATCGAGTGTCTCCTGGACATTCGCCCTACTCCTACTACGTATTCAGAAAAATCCAGCCTTCTCAGACATTTCGGAAAAAATACCGAGGCAATCGATCTTCTGCGAAGGGCTGCAGAACTTTCTGACGAAGGGTCATATACAAAATCATTCTGCTGGATTTCCTTTGCCCTGCTGAAGGCCCGGGATACCAGAGAGATTGATGAGGAGGTTTCTGAAGGGATCCGCTCGGCCCTCTGTTCTGCCGGTACAGGGAATATGGCCGGACCTGAGAACGGCTATATCGGCATCCTCAAGCCAGTCATCTTTGATACCACAGGATGGGATGACCCGGCTCTCTCGACCCGGTTTTTGAAAGCATTTTCCAGAGAGTTTTCTGCTCTCGGTCTGCCTGGCAACCCTGCTCTATTTATTGGACAAGCATATCTCCTGAACAGTATGAGTGCCGAGGCCCGTGCGTGGTTCCAGAGAGCCGCTGAGGGTGCAGAGTCCGGGTCTGAGCGGGCAGCAATCTTCAATCTGATCGCCGAATCCTACTTCGCCGAGGGAGACCACGAAAGCGCGTGCAAATGGTTTGCGCGGGCAACGGCCGAGGCACCGCAATCACTGGATGCACATGCAGGACTGGCACGCTGTCATACCTGCATGATGGAATATGACCGGGCACTCGCCTCAATCAAAAAGGCATGTGAAATCGATCCTGAGAACGATCGATTGCGGCAGATGGAGGAGGAGATCACCAGAATGTCTGCGAACGTGATCTCCCTGTCACGGATCGATTCAGAGGAGGTACGTTCGGTCTTCAGGACCGGCGACTGGTTGTTGTACAGTGTATTTACCGGCCCCGAACGTGCGTCCTACGACCTCGGCCCGGTCGTCATCCAGTATGGGAAAGGGGTGGAGAAAATGCTGTATGAGACTATTCTCCTCCCTATCAGGGAACAGATCCGGCAGGACTCCCGGTTCTGCACCACGCCGGGCATCGGGATCCGATCTGCTTTCTGGAAAGGATCTGATGAAAAAAAGATCCCGGCGTTGCCGTTCACGCTGAAGACGGTGCTTGGCACCCCTGAGAAATCCCTTGCTCTGGGTCAGTGGGATAAATTGGTGTCAGATATAAGAAAAACACACAAAAATCCGTTGAGCCTGAAGTTCTTGAATATGATGGAGGAGAAAGGGTTCTCCGAGGAGGTAATTAACCGGATCGGGAGTCTCTGCCGGGACCTTTCTCTGGAGCGGAACGGTGCCGCCCATCTATCATTCTACAGCAGAGATGAGGTGATGGAGAAGAGGAGGGAGATGGTGACGATCATCAATAAAATTATAGGGATTCTTTCAGATCTGAGTGAATAA